One Dreissena polymorpha isolate Duluth1 chromosome 9, UMN_Dpol_1.0, whole genome shotgun sequence genomic window carries:
- the LOC127845977 gene encoding uncharacterized protein LOC127845977, with translation MAYLSFIDDDEAWILNDHSCSTTYLKKLVVVDDKGFSLPDKLARAEDIEKKSKEALQGILEPFAGVTTECLQEWIDYERVVCIRSKSTENHSLSPAEEYCLVLEELTKYRGVFATDVNKDKKRLETKLKKKGKKAGVKWDSTNVDYLRTLKTTQEKLRLQILETLQQTTAERLFLLDLMKKYARGQAVAIRLGKQLKQTNKKIREQLSLCNAVGGEVKMPTHLSFEDVKSCDSKLWDILKSSDVGAWRTSVPVSVKQQAVCLFCMTQSCRRK, from the exons ATGGCTTACCTTTCTTtcattgatgatgatgaggctTGGATATTGAATGACCATTCCTGTAGCACTACTTACCTGAAAAAACTCGTGGTCGTGGATGATAAAG GATTCTCCCTCCCTGATAAGCTTGCTAGAGCAGAGGATATAGAAAAAAAAAGCAAGGAGGCTCTTCAAGGAATTTTGGAACCTTTTGCAG GAGTAACAACTGAATGTCTACAGGAATGGATAGATTATGAGCGGGTTGTGTGTATCCGCAGCAAATCAACTG aaaatCACTCCTTGTCACCTGCTGAAGAGTATTGTCTAGTCCTGGAGGAGCTAACAAAATACAG GGGTGTGTTTGCGACGGATGTAAACAAAGATAAGAAAAG GCTAgagacaaaactgaaaaagaaaGGGAAGAAGGCTGGTGTCAAATGGGACTCAACAAATGTTGATTACCTGCGGACACTCAAGACTACACAAGAGAAACTAAGACTTCAGATACTGGAGACCCTTCAACAGACCACTGCAGAGAGGCTGTTTTTGTtagatttaatgaaaaagtaTGCAA GAGGACAAGCTGTAGCCATAAGATTGGGCAAGCAGctaaagcaaacaaacaaaaagatAAGAGAACAGCTGTCGTTGTGCAATGCGGTTGGCGGGGAAGTTAAAATGCCGACACATTTGTCATTTGAAGATGTAAAGTCGTGCGACAGCAAGCTGTGGGACATTTTGAAGTCATCAGATGTAGGTGCTTGGAGGACCAGTGTGCCTGTGTCTGTAAAACAGCAAGCTGTTTGCCTGTTTTGCATGACACAGAGCTGCAGAAGAAAATga